The Paenibacillus sp. YPG26 genome includes a window with the following:
- a CDS encoding SMI1/KNR4 family protein, producing MGYLSSNYQEIDEVLEKMQAAVRRTREQDPAFYAKYPMQLYTVAEDEDLQRVAAQWTLPDEYLYFLKHFVPQAVSWNTDDYINLDIYGAIDLTQGQSGYSFNPVKEEFITDWPTDYLVIASDEGDPYCLDLSRGDTAIYTAPHGAGTWDFQIAYDNLAEFLNSVLLPRSMEDEESENDVGGTYDYYKVFICGPGADRVKTLVFIKKTFSCDYTQAKTYLEEVPLLVFKGIESSAAHIEDQLKSIGADYTKQQISVDEFLQR from the coding sequence GTGGGTTATTTGAGTAGTAATTATCAAGAGATCGATGAGGTACTGGAGAAAATGCAAGCCGCTGTAAGGAGAACAAGAGAGCAGGATCCGGCCTTTTACGCCAAATATCCAATGCAGCTGTACACTGTGGCTGAGGATGAGGATCTACAAAGGGTCGCCGCTCAGTGGACGCTGCCTGATGAATACTTATACTTCCTGAAGCATTTTGTGCCCCAGGCGGTCTCCTGGAACACGGATGACTATATCAATCTAGATATTTATGGCGCCATAGACTTGACCCAGGGTCAATCTGGCTACAGCTTTAATCCAGTTAAAGAGGAGTTCATAACAGATTGGCCGACTGATTATCTGGTCATCGCATCTGATGAAGGCGATCCTTATTGTCTCGACCTGTCGAGAGGGGACACGGCTATTTATACGGCTCCGCATGGGGCGGGAACCTGGGATTTCCAGATAGCCTATGATAATCTGGCTGAATTTCTGAACAGCGTCCTGCTTCCCCGCAGTATGGAAGATGAGGAATCGGAGAATGACGTAGGCGGAACGTATGACTATTATAAAGTGTTCATTTGCGGACCCGGTGCCGACAGGGTGAAAACCCTTGTGTTCATCAAAAAGACGTTCTCTTGTGATTATACACAAGCGAAGACTTATCTGGAGGAAGTACCTCTTCTCGTATTTAAGGGCATTGAGAGCAGCGCTGCTCATATTGAAGATCAGCTAAAGAGCATCGGCGCAGATTATACAAAACAACAAATCAGTGTGGATGAATTTTTGCAACGCTGA
- the leuD gene encoding 3-isopropylmalate dehydratase small subunit, whose amino-acid sequence MQAFTKLNGIVGPVDRVNVDTDAIIPKQFLKRIERTGFGQFLFFEWRFDEEGNVNPNFELNKPRYEGASVLISRVNFGCGSSREHAPWAIMDYGFRCVIAPSFADIFYNNCFKNGILPIVLSEEQVEDLFQRTAAHEGYKLNVDLENKTITDEYGLVINFDLDEHRRQFLLQGLDDIGLTLKHEDEISAYEEKNAARLFA is encoded by the coding sequence ATGCAAGCATTTACTAAACTTAACGGTATCGTGGGTCCTGTAGACCGTGTCAATGTAGATACCGATGCTATTATTCCTAAACAATTCCTTAAGCGTATTGAGCGCACGGGATTCGGACAATTCCTTTTCTTCGAATGGCGTTTTGATGAAGAAGGCAATGTGAATCCTAACTTTGAACTGAACAAGCCTCGTTATGAGGGAGCTTCCGTTCTTATCTCCCGCGTTAACTTTGGCTGCGGCTCCTCCCGTGAGCATGCGCCTTGGGCGATTATGGACTATGGCTTCCGCTGTGTAATCGCACCTTCATTTGCAGATATTTTCTACAATAACTGCTTCAAGAACGGAATTCTGCCTATTGTCCTCTCCGAGGAGCAGGTTGAAGATTTGTTCCAGCGTACAGCAGCTCATGAGGGCTACAAGCTGAATGTTGATCTTGAGAACAAGACGATTACGGATGAGTACGGTCTTGTAATTAACTTCGACCTCGACGAGCACCGCCGCCAGTTCCTGCTTCAAGGATTGGATGATATCGGGCTTACGCTTAAGCATGAGGACGAGATTTCTGCCTACGAAGAGAAGAACGCTGCCCGCTTATTCGCTTAA
- a CDS encoding pyridoxal phosphate-dependent aminotransferase codes for MKQPKPSLNIQAADVMGRLPKQFFATLVHNVNREISAGHDVINLGQGNPDRPTPEHIVQAAKEAVSNPLYHKYSPFTGYSFLKEAAAQRYLEDYGVTLDPEKEVAILFGGKTGLVQISQILLNPGDLCLVPDPGYPDYWSGVALAGAEMSFLPLREENNFLPDYEAVSAVDKARAKLMFLNYPNNPTSATAPLSFYEDTVNFAAENNIVVASDFAYGAIGFDGHRPVSFLEAPGAKEVGIEYYTLSKTYNMAGWRVAFAVGNENIISLINQLQDHIYVSLFGAVQEAAQVALTSSQQSVADLVAVYESRRNALFGALDEIGWKARKPGGSFFAWLPVPEGYDSARFAQLILEQAKVAVAPGIGFGKHGEGFVRVGLLSSEDRLREAVHRIGRLSLF; via the coding sequence ATGAAACAACCCAAGCCTTCCCTAAACATACAAGCGGCGGATGTCATGGGCCGTCTGCCCAAGCAGTTCTTCGCCACTCTGGTGCACAACGTGAACCGGGAGATTTCGGCAGGTCATGATGTTATTAATCTGGGACAGGGCAATCCCGACCGGCCCACCCCTGAACATATAGTTCAAGCAGCTAAGGAAGCGGTATCGAACCCGCTTTATCATAAGTACTCCCCCTTCACTGGATACTCATTCCTGAAGGAAGCTGCGGCGCAGCGTTATCTTGAGGATTACGGAGTTACCCTTGATCCTGAGAAAGAGGTTGCTATTCTCTTTGGAGGCAAGACTGGACTCGTTCAGATCAGCCAGATTCTGCTCAACCCCGGAGACCTGTGTCTGGTGCCTGATCCGGGTTACCCGGATTACTGGTCTGGAGTGGCACTGGCTGGAGCCGAAATGTCCTTCCTTCCCCTGCGTGAGGAGAACAACTTCCTGCCGGACTACGAAGCGGTATCGGCTGTAGACAAGGCACGGGCGAAGCTGATGTTCCTGAACTATCCTAATAATCCAACCTCGGCAACGGCTCCGCTGTCCTTTTATGAGGATACCGTGAACTTTGCGGCCGAGAACAATATTGTTGTTGCGAGCGACTTTGCCTATGGTGCGATTGGGTTTGATGGACATCGCCCCGTCAGCTTTCTGGAAGCTCCTGGTGCCAAGGAAGTGGGGATTGAATATTACACCCTCTCCAAAACTTACAACATGGCAGGCTGGCGTGTCGCTTTTGCCGTGGGTAATGAGAACATTATCTCGCTTATTAATCAGCTTCAGGACCATATCTATGTCAGCTTGTTCGGAGCTGTTCAAGAGGCAGCCCAGGTGGCGCTGACCTCCAGTCAGCAGAGTGTCGCTGATCTTGTAGCAGTGTATGAATCGAGACGAAACGCCCTGTTCGGTGCGCTGGATGAGATCGGCTGGAAGGCACGCAAGCCGGGAGGCTCGTTCTTCGCATGGCTTCCTGTACCGGAAGGTTATGACTCTGCCCGCTTCGCGCAGCTCATACTTGAGCAGGCCAAAGTAGCCGTAGCGCCCGGGATCGGGTTCGGGAAGCACGGAGAAGGATTTGTCCGGGTAGGACTGCTTAGCAGCGAGGACCGTCTGCGCGAAGCGGTACACCGCATTGGCAGACTCTCACTGTTCTGA
- a CDS encoding carbon-nitrogen family hydrolase yields the protein MSAEQTHSTQSKWNIALIQSDIVLGEPKLNAFRLKQLMEQSLQAELKPDVIVLPEMWNTGYALTEIHELADLQGLETRAWLSDFAREYGVHVVGGSVAQKTEGNVRNTTYIFNRQGELAGEYSKIHLFRLMEEEKHLTAGDRRVTFEIDGTTAASSICYDIRFPELARSLALNGAKALFVPAEWPHPRIHHWRTLLTARAIENQMFVIACNRVGVSGKDSFFGHSMIIDPWGEIIAEGGEGEEIVTGQIDLSVVDEVRKRIPIFEDRRPELYI from the coding sequence ATGTCCGCAGAACAAACCCATTCTACTCAGAGTAAGTGGAATATTGCGTTGATCCAGTCCGATATTGTCCTTGGCGAACCCAAGCTGAATGCCTTTAGATTGAAGCAGCTGATGGAGCAGTCTCTCCAAGCTGAGCTCAAGCCGGATGTTATCGTTCTTCCTGAGATGTGGAACACCGGTTACGCTCTAACAGAAATCCATGAGTTGGCTGATCTGCAGGGGCTGGAGACCAGAGCCTGGCTGTCGGATTTCGCGCGGGAGTACGGCGTTCATGTCGTCGGCGGCTCTGTCGCCCAGAAGACGGAAGGAAATGTGCGGAATACGACGTATATTTTTAACAGGCAGGGAGAACTTGCGGGTGAGTATTCCAAGATTCACTTGTTCCGGCTGATGGAGGAAGAGAAGCATTTAACAGCGGGAGACCGGAGGGTAACTTTTGAGATTGATGGAACCACCGCCGCAAGCTCGATCTGTTATGATATCCGGTTCCCCGAGCTTGCAAGGTCGCTGGCACTTAACGGAGCCAAAGCGCTCTTCGTACCGGCAGAGTGGCCGCATCCAAGAATCCATCACTGGCGTACACTGCTCACCGCAAGAGCTATAGAGAATCAAATGTTCGTCATCGCCTGCAACCGGGTCGGCGTTAGCGGGAAGGATTCCTTCTTCGGTCATTCCATGATTATTGATCCTTGGGGTGAGATTATCGCCGAGGGTGGAGAAGGGGAAGAGATTGTTACTGGACAGATCGATCTGTCTGTTGTGGATGAGGTTCGCAAGCGGATTCCTATATTTGAGGATCGCCGTCCTGAACTCTATATCTAG
- a CDS encoding GerMN domain-containing protein, whose protein sequence is MKTKSMITGLLLLLTLVSAGCAQKPQSAPPDNGQTSAPGVTRVSQEKVTTPDTSPDSTIAAASPGETAEQTKEAGTKLTISSYYTDSDMLELKEESKDIFYKDGQDKYEKAFKALQDSGSDKLFALWQKVELKSLEIKNGEVTLDIHLPDEARLGAGGEVLAIEALKKTFFQFEEVKSIELLVDGSKVDTLMGHEELEHPMTRS, encoded by the coding sequence ATGAAGACAAAGAGTATGATTACAGGGCTGCTGCTCCTGCTTACATTAGTTAGTGCGGGATGCGCGCAGAAGCCACAATCTGCTCCTCCAGACAACGGGCAGACTAGTGCACCAGGAGTAACAAGGGTGAGTCAAGAGAAGGTGACTACTCCGGACACTTCACCCGACAGCACAATAGCAGCGGCTTCACCAGGCGAAACAGCGGAGCAAACTAAGGAAGCAGGCACCAAGCTAACGATTAGCTCTTATTACACGGATAGCGATATGCTGGAACTGAAAGAAGAGTCTAAGGACATTTTTTACAAGGACGGACAGGATAAATATGAGAAGGCCTTCAAGGCTCTGCAAGACAGTGGAAGTGACAAGCTGTTCGCGCTGTGGCAGAAGGTAGAATTAAAGTCCCTTGAAATCAAGAACGGAGAAGTGACCCTTGATATTCATTTGCCTGATGAAGCAAGACTGGGTGCAGGCGGGGAAGTCCTGGCCATAGAGGCATTGAAAAAGACCTTTTTCCAATTCGAAGAGGTCAAGTCAATCGAACTACTGGTTGACGGCAGCAAGGTAGATACCTTGATGGGACATGAAGAGTTGGAGCATCCAATGACCAGATCATGA
- a CDS encoding GerMN domain-containing protein, which produces MTRKIWITALLVVVVGISAGCGQKPQTAAAPDPAPKNSSTAGNTDNSLNSFNAAGTSNTSTGGAEQQGTAQGTVDSADPKPETLTIDAYYTDDQMLELKKVQKEIKPESGQDKYGAALKSLQSSGDSKLYPLWEKVNFKSASLQDGMLTVDIHLPDEARLGAGGESLALDALKKTVFQFDEVKSLELLIDGQKTDTLMGHVELTHPLTRE; this is translated from the coding sequence GTGACAAGAAAAATCTGGATCACTGCGCTGTTGGTAGTAGTTGTAGGCATAAGCGCAGGCTGTGGGCAGAAGCCGCAGACAGCGGCTGCCCCGGACCCAGCTCCGAAGAACTCATCGACTGCTGGCAATACCGATAATTCCCTGAATTCTTTTAACGCTGCAGGAACTTCGAACACCTCAACTGGAGGAGCTGAGCAGCAGGGAACAGCTCAAGGTACAGTCGATTCGGCGGATCCGAAGCCAGAAACCTTGACCATCGATGCTTATTATACGGATGATCAAATGCTTGAGCTGAAGAAGGTTCAGAAAGAGATCAAGCCGGAGAGCGGTCAGGACAAATACGGAGCTGCCTTGAAGTCACTTCAGAGCAGTGGGGACAGCAAGCTGTACCCGCTGTGGGAGAAAGTGAATTTCAAGTCAGCAAGCCTCCAAGACGGAATGTTGACCGTGGATATTCACCTTCCGGACGAAGCGAGACTTGGAGCAGGCGGTGAATCCCTGGCTCTGGATGCGCTTAAGAAGACAGTCTTTCAATTTGATGAAGTGAAAAGCCTGGAGCTGCTGATCGATGGGCAGAAGACAGATACTCTAATGGGCCATGTCGAACTGACACACCCACTGACGAGAGAATAG
- the leuC gene encoding 3-isopropylmalate dehydratase large subunit: protein MSQKKTMYEKIWENHVIHQEEGKPSILYIDLHLVHEVTSPQAFEGLRLSGRKVRRPELTFATMDHNVPTKDRYNITDPISKQQIDTLSQNCRDFGVTLFDLDTIDQGVVHVMGPELGLTHPGKTIVCGDSHTSTHGAFGALAFGIGTSEVEHVMATQCLQQAKAKTLEVRFVGKRNPGVTAKDLILGVIAKYGTDFATGYVIEYTGEAIRELSMEERMTVCNMSIEGGARAGLIAPDETTFEYLRGRQYVPQGAAFDEAVARWRELATDEGAQYDRVVEFDVDSLIPQVTWGTSPGMGTNISAAVPNPADFESENERKAAEKALEYMGLTPGTPMSEIEIDYVFIGSCTNGRIEDLRAAAAVAKGHKVSDKVTAIVVPGSGRVKIQAEEEGLDKIFTEAGFEWREAGCSMCLAMNPDVLQPGQRCASTSNRNFEGRQGRGGRTHLVSPAMAAAAAVEGRFVDVRDWNFKTEVVS, encoded by the coding sequence ATGAGTCAGAAGAAAACGATGTATGAGAAAATTTGGGAAAATCATGTTATTCATCAGGAAGAAGGCAAGCCAAGCATTCTGTATATTGACCTTCACCTTGTTCATGAGGTTACGTCTCCGCAAGCATTTGAAGGGCTTCGTCTAAGCGGACGCAAGGTGCGCAGACCCGAGCTTACTTTCGCTACTATGGACCATAACGTTCCTACCAAGGACCGGTATAATATTACAGATCCAATCTCTAAGCAGCAGATTGACACGCTCTCCCAGAACTGCCGTGACTTCGGAGTTACCTTGTTCGACCTTGATACGATTGATCAGGGCGTTGTACACGTTATGGGGCCGGAACTGGGTCTTACTCATCCGGGCAAAACGATTGTATGCGGCGACAGCCATACTTCCACGCACGGGGCGTTCGGTGCCCTCGCATTCGGTATCGGTACAAGTGAAGTTGAACACGTTATGGCTACTCAGTGTCTGCAGCAGGCTAAAGCGAAGACGCTTGAAGTGCGCTTCGTTGGCAAGCGCAACCCGGGCGTAACTGCAAAGGACCTTATCCTTGGAGTCATTGCCAAATACGGAACTGACTTTGCTACTGGATATGTCATCGAGTATACAGGTGAAGCGATCCGTGAATTGTCCATGGAAGAGCGCATGACCGTCTGCAACATGTCCATCGAAGGTGGAGCAAGAGCAGGTCTGATTGCTCCGGATGAGACTACATTTGAATACCTGCGTGGTCGTCAGTATGTGCCGCAAGGGGCTGCTTTTGATGAGGCGGTTGCCCGCTGGAGAGAGCTTGCTACGGATGAAGGCGCTCAGTATGACCGTGTTGTTGAATTCGATGTGGATTCTCTTATCCCGCAAGTAACCTGGGGAACAAGTCCGGGAATGGGTACCAACATTAGCGCAGCAGTGCCGAACCCGGCAGACTTCGAGTCAGAGAACGAACGTAAAGCGGCTGAGAAAGCCCTTGAATATATGGGACTTACCCCAGGCACTCCAATGTCTGAGATCGAAATTGATTATGTGTTCATCGGTTCATGTACAAATGGACGTATTGAAGATCTTCGCGCCGCAGCAGCAGTCGCTAAAGGTCATAAAGTGTCCGATAAAGTGACGGCAATTGTTGTGCCTGGTTCCGGCCGTGTTAAGATTCAGGCGGAAGAGGAAGGGCTGGACAAGATCTTCACTGAGGCTGGATTTGAATGGCGTGAAGCAGGATGCAGTATGTGTCTCGCGATGAACCCTGACGTTCTGCAGCCGGGACAACGCTGTGCCTCAACTTCCAACCGTAACTTTGAAGGCCGTCAAGGACGCGGAGGACGTACTCATCTGGTCTCCCCGGCTATGGCAGCGGCAGCGGCAGTTGAAGGACGCTTTGTAGATGTTCGTGATTGGAACTTCAAGACTGAAGTTGTCAGCTAA
- a CDS encoding N-acetylmuramoyl-L-alanine amidase family protein has product MKKLGFFAFLFVFLLAFPGLGSAAEASTHIYLDGKELKLTSNNQVQEVKGSVMIPIRVVMEELGFKVNWENKTGTVTIKNTDTSIKLVVGSKTATVNGTTAIVPVAPYLKGDTSMIPLRFISEQMGMKVNWDHTTKSVYLITPSSNEGNTSQPDGIATISGISFSDNRLIVATSGKVKPNVFKMTGPDRIVVDVPNTRFDDLFPSGILDNKQNGSIQVNGYPDVSQVRFSLFSNNPSTVRIVIDLNYAKNYELVNAGDGLFIIDLNKGSSTPVTPPGTSGKKLVVLDAGHGGTDPGAISVKGRKEKDFNLAIVLKVEALLKNNKNIDLVLTRSGDTYPSLSERVKIAEKLKADIFISVHANAGPAAASGVETYYTRNSSLELAKVMHKYLVKASGITDRKVRYASLHVTRETTMPAVLLECGYLSNAKDEALLYTEAFQDRVAEGIASGIKEYLKVQ; this is encoded by the coding sequence ATGAAGAAATTAGGTTTTTTTGCATTTTTGTTCGTCTTTTTATTGGCTTTTCCCGGATTGGGGAGTGCGGCTGAAGCAAGCACGCATATCTATCTTGACGGGAAAGAATTGAAACTGACCTCTAATAATCAGGTTCAAGAAGTCAAAGGCAGTGTGATGATTCCGATTCGTGTCGTCATGGAGGAGCTTGGTTTTAAAGTCAACTGGGAGAATAAGACAGGCACGGTAACCATAAAGAATACGGATACCTCGATTAAATTGGTTGTAGGCAGCAAGACAGCTACAGTTAATGGGACGACTGCAATCGTTCCGGTAGCTCCTTACCTTAAAGGTGACACTTCCATGATTCCTCTGCGTTTCATTAGTGAGCAGATGGGCATGAAGGTCAACTGGGATCATACAACGAAATCTGTATACCTTATTACCCCAAGCAGTAATGAAGGAAACACTTCCCAGCCAGATGGAATTGCAACGATTAGTGGAATCAGCTTCAGTGATAACCGCCTTATTGTGGCAACAAGCGGGAAAGTGAAACCAAATGTGTTCAAGATGACAGGACCGGACCGGATTGTCGTTGATGTGCCAAATACACGCTTTGATGATCTTTTCCCATCCGGAATCCTGGATAACAAGCAGAACGGGTCCATTCAGGTCAATGGATATCCTGACGTTTCACAGGTGCGCTTTTCTCTATTCAGCAATAATCCTTCGACAGTGCGCATTGTAATTGACCTGAATTATGCCAAAAATTATGAATTGGTAAATGCCGGAGATGGCTTATTTATCATTGATTTGAACAAAGGTTCCTCTACGCCGGTAACCCCACCAGGGACAAGCGGGAAGAAGCTTGTGGTTCTTGATGCGGGTCACGGCGGAACAGACCCGGGCGCGATTAGCGTCAAAGGCCGCAAGGAAAAAGACTTCAATCTGGCCATTGTTCTTAAAGTGGAAGCGCTTCTTAAGAACAACAAGAATATTGATCTTGTCCTTACGCGAAGCGGTGATACTTATCCTTCTCTATCAGAACGTGTTAAGATCGCGGAAAAGCTAAAGGCAGACATATTTATCTCGGTACACGCGAATGCGGGACCAGCTGCGGCCAGCGGGGTTGAGACCTACTACACGCGCAACTCCAGTCTGGAATTGGCTAAAGTGATGCATAAGTATCTGGTTAAAGCTTCTGGAATTACCGACCGCAAGGTTCGCTACGCAAGTCTTCATGTAACACGCGAGACGACAATGCCGGCAGTTCTGCTGGAATGCGGATACCTCAGTAATGCGAAAGACGAGGCTCTTCTCTATACAGAGGCATTCCAAGACAGAGTGGCTGAAGGCATAGCGTCAGGTATTAAGGAATATCTGAAAGTTCAATAG
- a CDS encoding N-acetylmuramoyl-L-alanine amidase family protein, which yields MKKLGWLAFLIFFLLALPGQGHAAPGETHIKLDGREIKLAKGSQVQEISGNVLVPIRVVVEELGYSVNWDNKSKKVTIEQGSRVLNLTVDKRTAYVNGDKIVMSTPPIQKGNVTYVPLRFVSEQTGLKVLWDNKLKTAFLTTPDYQSGGGSGSNGGSGSGNESVNPGQVPVPGGSSGNGTTNGSNGNAAGGSIGETQPTQLSSINGISFSDNRLIVAMDGKAATKVSKLSNPDRLVLDIINAKFSDSFLSSQPLDKSNQGSLQVTDYPDVKQIRYSQFSNNPPTIRLVLDLNYTKDYQLLNAGDGLVIVDLNTNSSNPVTLPGGNGKKLVVIDAGHGGSDPGAISITGKNEKTLTLAVVLKVQELLKNVQGIDFVLTRSGDTYPSLSDRVKMANDLKADLFISVHGNSAVSSATGTETYYTKPDSVELANVMHKYLVEATGLPDRKVRQKSLKVTRETNMPAVLLEIGYLSNKNDEPLLYDDAFQDRVAEGIVAGIKEYLGQQ from the coding sequence ATGAAGAAACTTGGATGGTTAGCATTTCTAATTTTTTTCTTATTGGCATTACCTGGCCAGGGACACGCGGCACCGGGCGAAACGCACATTAAGCTGGACGGAAGAGAGATCAAGCTGGCTAAGGGCAGTCAGGTTCAGGAGATTTCAGGAAATGTATTGGTGCCGATTCGTGTTGTTGTGGAAGAATTGGGCTATAGCGTGAATTGGGACAACAAATCCAAGAAAGTGACCATTGAGCAGGGAAGCCGGGTATTGAATTTAACGGTGGATAAGAGAACGGCATATGTTAATGGAGATAAGATTGTTATGTCTACTCCTCCTATACAAAAAGGAAATGTGACCTACGTTCCTCTGCGATTTGTATCCGAACAGACCGGACTCAAGGTGCTTTGGGATAATAAGCTGAAGACCGCTTTTCTTACCACGCCTGATTACCAGAGCGGGGGCGGCAGTGGTTCTAACGGTGGTTCCGGATCTGGAAATGAAAGCGTTAACCCAGGTCAAGTCCCTGTACCGGGCGGGTCTTCTGGAAATGGAACTACTAATGGGAGCAATGGAAATGCAGCAGGCGGATCTATTGGTGAGACTCAGCCAACGCAACTTTCCTCCATTAACGGGATAAGCTTTAGTGACAACAGGTTAATTGTGGCCATGGATGGGAAAGCGGCCACCAAAGTATCCAAGCTGAGCAATCCGGACCGGCTTGTACTGGATATCATCAACGCAAAGTTCTCGGATTCCTTCTTGAGCAGCCAGCCACTGGACAAATCCAATCAAGGGAGTCTTCAAGTTACTGATTATCCAGATGTTAAGCAGATCAGGTACTCGCAATTCAGCAATAATCCACCCACTATACGTCTTGTTCTAGATTTGAACTATACGAAAGACTATCAGCTGTTGAACGCTGGTGACGGGCTGGTTATCGTGGATCTGAACACAAACTCATCCAATCCGGTAACTTTACCGGGAGGGAATGGCAAGAAGCTGGTGGTGATTGACGCAGGCCACGGCGGCAGTGATCCGGGCGCCATCAGCATCACGGGCAAGAACGAGAAGACACTTACCCTGGCTGTCGTCCTGAAGGTTCAAGAACTGCTGAAAAATGTGCAGGGAATTGATTTTGTGCTTACACGAAGCGGGGATACTTATCCGTCACTAAGTGACCGGGTGAAGATGGCGAATGATTTGAAAGCAGACCTCTTCATCTCGGTACATGGCAATAGTGCAGTATCGTCTGCGACTGGAACAGAGACGTATTATACCAAGCCGGACAGTGTCGAGCTGGCCAATGTCATGCATAAATATCTGGTTGAAGCAACGGGGCTTCCCGACCGGAAAGTCAGACAGAAGAGTCTTAAAGTGACCAGGGAGACAAATATGCCGGCTGTCCTGCTCGAGATTGGATACCTAAGTAATAAGAATGATGAGCCTCTGTTGTACGATGATGCGTTTCAAGACCGGGTTGCTGAGGGTATTGTAGCAGGTATCAAAGAATATCTTGGCCAGCAGTAG
- a CDS encoding LysR family transcriptional regulator, with protein sequence MEFRQLQYTLQIAEERNFSRAADKLHIAQPSLSQQLSKLEKELGVLLFQRNTSTVELTHAGESFITHARKIVDAVEQLRQEMDDISQLRKGRVVVGSMPITGSHLLPYVLPAFKEAYPEIQISLLEDTSLNLEKLTAGGGTDLSLLSLPLTEGSLTYEPIGEERIDLAVPPNHPLAALPVLNSAEQMKLLRDESFIVLKKGQGLRTLTIEMCRKAGFEPGVVFESNNIETIQSLVAAGMGITFVPRFIARAKRSELIPVYIPIENPIPSRTLVIAYRKGRYLSKAAEAFIDTFKGVLEHRMTPEL encoded by the coding sequence ATGGAATTCAGACAGCTGCAGTACACGCTTCAAATCGCCGAAGAACGCAACTTTTCAAGGGCTGCGGATAAGCTCCATATTGCCCAGCCATCCCTTAGCCAGCAGCTGTCCAAGCTGGAGAAGGAGCTTGGCGTGCTGCTGTTCCAGAGGAATACAAGCACGGTCGAGCTTACTCATGCGGGAGAGAGCTTTATCACCCATGCCCGCAAAATTGTGGACGCTGTCGAGCAGCTTCGCCAGGAGATGGATGATATCTCCCAGCTGCGCAAAGGCCGTGTCGTTGTTGGAAGCATGCCGATTACCGGCTCACACCTGCTGCCTTATGTGCTTCCTGCTTTCAAGGAAGCTTACCCCGAGATTCAGATTTCGTTACTCGAGGATACTTCCCTGAATCTTGAGAAGCTGACTGCTGGCGGAGGTACAGATCTTAGTCTGCTATCTCTTCCCCTGACCGAGGGCTCGTTAACTTATGAACCCATCGGAGAAGAGCGCATCGACCTTGCGGTTCCGCCCAATCACCCTCTGGCCGCCTTACCGGTTCTGAACAGCGCCGAGCAGATGAAGCTGCTGAGAGATGAATCCTTTATCGTTCTCAAGAAAGGCCAGGGGCTGCGGACTTTGACCATTGAAATGTGCCGGAAGGCAGGATTTGAGCCTGGGGTAGTGTTTGAGAGCAATAATATAGAGACCATTCAATCACTTGTCGCGGCAGGGATGGGCATTACCTTTGTTCCCCGCTTTATCGCCCGGGCGAAGCGGAGTGAACTCATTCCGGTATACATACCGATTGAGAATCCGATCCCCAGCCGTACCCTTGTCATTGCCTACCGCAAGGGCCGTTATTTATCAAAAGCCGCGGAAGCTTTTATCGACACGTTCAAAGGTGTGCTGGAACACAGAATGACTCCGGAGCTCTAG